The Bacillus rossius redtenbacheri isolate Brsri chromosome 4 unlocalized genomic scaffold, Brsri_v3 Brsri_v3_scf4_1, whole genome shotgun sequence genomic sequence taagggttttgctgaagcttgaggaatgttctacaggaaaataaaacaatttctacttcaaaaggaataccccattggtcatgcaacatgaaaatacctctctggtgtggaagcatcaagagcctctttccagatggctgcaactgcatcattgtcaaatctcttggcccgccccacgttactattgtaatggtgtttacattgagcccaaactagttcgattgcattatagtggcagtgatagggtgggagtcgtagaatttcgtggccatagttacgagccaactcgtctacctcatatttgaaaagtgtgttagaacaaggtgtatacgtaattttttgcaactatctcacttttaaagaaatgctgtaaaaaaaacgaaataatataccgtattcggggcttgttttgtttagctattctcagcagctccactttcaacaaattattttcatgttttatcccattcttctccagccacgcgatcagtgcagccttggtccagttcgttgtaggtgttttctcaacctacgttgtgccaacatttaactaaatactcaagtagctgataagaattcatgacagtagaaccctgttacaattttactgcttataaagttttcctgcctataatgtattatttttcaagtccaatattttccctataaggacaatgtatttaattcctggatataatgtttcacaaattatgcgtttcgtgcttgtaatgttcacttcataaaattttagaagacgaaaaaaattaaaagcctttgtctatactgtctatgtatatgtgtatgttagcagttaactgcctgttgacacccttggaaaacaaataaattcataaatttttagccattctgtgtgttttcaaacgtattcacttaaatcacatgttcaagtggcaaaagaactggacttaagcatttccactgtaaacactgtcgtgaattatgacaattatacagcaatgagacaatgtgtaagtaaagacaaagcagatagaagctggaagcaccatgatgttaaagaaaaattgtttttggcttgctacaagcaaattggagcatcaaatatatctttatgcagcttgttgagtccattggcaataaatccacactaaaaagtactaaattgaatttcctgcttatgtttttttttcttgtagccccttaaaaacaaattataacagggttctactgtacttatgcaaagcaaacatgtgttttggcatattgtcgtaatgaatttctaaatttaacaaagcatgttagtttagtgactagaaatttttttgaaaatattattttaatttattaagtagggcaacagagcattcataaagtgggtccttttaccaaacaagtaattatgtcattttcaaatgctgtttgcaataaaaaaattttatttggtatttcaaaccctctactaaattagtttgcactacaatgtaattcaattacattatatatatatatatatatatatatatatatatatatatatatatatatatatatatatatatatatatatatatctgtgtgtgtgtgtgtgtgtaatcaatttcagctcaaacattatagtttataaaaatgtagtgtaggcatactattaagataacaattattgctggcaaaatgtattagtctcgaatattcgtacttatacacaataataaacacatgtaaatttttcacattacaatttgagcaataaaaagacactgctttaccattgcacatacctgggtgctgtgatatgaagcattgtccattatgatgacactgggttcctcaagatgcaccaacatgtcttcaaaccacatcaagaaagtttccccattcatctcgccatggtagtctgcagtcttctgacctgaaacaaaaagtaatcctgctcctggcacaaagccagtgcgccctccagcattaacaacaataaaccttttaccatctccaacagtacgtctcttcgcagattgtagactcttgtcctgccatgactttgatacagttcctgaaaaatatatgaaatggaaatgaaatactttgtattggaccacagaacaaattttcaaataaattaatgccttgcctctctggaaaatccatgtttcatcaacaaatatgaaattggcacctctttctttttcttctttatactttctcaagaaatctattcgctgcaatactatgttttcattctctatcaaagcttttcgtccatcaacagttttccatgaaaatcccatcttctttaacaatttatgaagacttgatcttccaccataataatctatttgtctttccctgatttctttcaaaatggtgtcgactgtaacattcaaacctgtaaatttattgcatacattaacaatacatgaaataacagaggtacacaaaactaagcgaaaccacaaccccgtagaagataatttaagtgcacaatttacatttattaaatagttttaataaacttacatttcaaaaatacttttaaattaatggtaaatatttacttgggcggtatttccgaaaaaaaatgttaaaaatccgaaaatacctttattttatgctcttcaacttcctcttttcattaaaatcggcggagattagaaattccaaatactttaggagatatcgaatttttaaatttcagcacaaaaccagcgcattcctgtggcgtgcgtgcacaattgtttcttgtttacgtacgagtatctattttttttattggataatgatgtcacgtttttgttcgtgataggccagaattcaaatgaactaatacgtgattatttagttcaattattgtttaaaacggtgtttaattaccgcctccaacttaggtgagtttttaacgtttctaattttaaagtcttatttgttattttgatattgttgcgcaagtaataagtaacaaaaaaatttacgtgagttgttactgtacatcctttgttacgggtttgttaggtaaggtcagttacattataaataatttaaaactaaagaataattaaaattaattcacattatttttaatatcaccttagtttgaaagtatttataatgtaactgacctgacttaatcgaccattttagttttaaaatattaaattaaaaaatttgatatctcctaaagtatttggaatttcttatctccgccgcttttaatgaaaagaggaagttgaagagcatatgataaaggtattttcggatttttaacatttattttcgcaaataccgctcaactacatatgatgaaatttaaaaattcgatatcttctaaagtatttggaatttcttacctccgccacttttaatgaaaagaggaagttgaagagcataaaataaaggtattttcggatttttaacattttttttcggaaatatcgcccaagtaaatatttacccattagtatttcagcattcaatttagcaatcaataagttacaagctctacactgtgttgtaggtaaatgttttgtatcgtgtatcccatgtgatccctagatctttatgcatgaacctgtacatcctattgatcgtgtggtgcatgttttttttcatttattcagatcaaagatcctgaacataatcaaatattgtggtatagcaagaataattatcataagtttaataaaacatatatattttcattattattcaactttaaatcataactcattactacatcacaggtttttatttttggttttgtacaggatttttaaacgtaataaattagaaaagcaagcatcatcaatcacaggatcaatatttgcaggatcatgcgatcaggatcaatgtatcgaatcggatacgcgatactaaacttttactgttttataaccttctgttacttcatacactaacacacagtttgtctggctaagttgtgttttcatatgatacttcattacaatgaagtaggactattgtttataaaataacaatacccctatattttctaaagggttaggcggggcatgacactattttgcaatagaatatatattgtactggaccctgccacacagtacaatttagccaattaagtatcccaatttttttttaataaccatgcttgcttagaccacaactcactaatttgtaaccaattactgctaaagcgcacaactggatattattgatactggaaatagtcattatttaaccttctgatacatcataaaagttgaggttatttaatatgtatactgtgtataacgatataaacattacttgtagttttagaatgtaacaattttctttctatctttaacctaaccttaaaaggacgtgtacgtatttaatatgttgcacaatattctatatatcaataccatatcaataaagaaacctaacaaaccacccaaaaatgttaagtatttttaaaggacagatgatatcgggaaaaaaactgaaccggtcaatctgcatatggatatatgaaatgaatacaattaagtagggcctaccccagtgatatcgaaactactcttcagtatcaaatttttaccttcagcgtacatcctgtaaattgcattcctgattgcatttactgtgaaatcgtcgactgtgtcaagtgactttccttcctgtggcctttttttcctcttttttcctggtgttgaaacttcttcaatgtctttcttgtagtacctaaccaaaaaaaaaaaacatttgtcataacacttttccggggacccgttcacaatacgcagttaggcagtgttccaaatatggcattttgtcacaaatatttgctttgtggtcactaaatggaaacatgacagactttgtccacgaaattaatgaagtgtttttttatttattttgtgatctcccaaacagatgaaaaactaattaaatgcaaattataaaatcactcccttatgttatagttaaacctatcataaagtttataaacatcgttataaacaaacgtgtatcacacccataaaaatacttgaaagtgcctatattgttattgttaggacctgagtaggcctaatatgattttaggttaagttttcaacagagacgccacatggcggtgttgtctcacaccaaaaaatataaattggaaataaaacacaaaaaacctcgtgagttaaaacacaggccgacaatacttaggacacagtcaatattttttttacgtgcatgaaaacgaaaaaagcctacttacttgagaacagttgactttgtgatgttgagaagaaacgcggtcgtctgcgtaacgtcacatttcttcaagtcgcctttcctaattaaaagatataagttctgagcgacgttaatgatgtccatctgacgctgcgacgaagtagctttccccatcccggaaccaattaccattacagcaatcacaagaaccacacaaaatatcaaaacgataacaaattccatcattacaatagtagataataaataatataacaaagttaaaatacacaatattaacacaaaatcctgaaacacaaactgtacgttatttcacggtcagtaatatattaaaacacactgcaaaatgGCGTACAGACTGCAGACTGCTTAAAGAGCTGCTGAAagcggctgaaagagaaaacaaacaagtgactattaacattattaatgcgcgaccacagtttcggcacgtaatatttttttaccgttaacataacgtttttatttcaccagagatttaaaaaaatgttcaaacttaacaaatacccaaacaaattcttaaatacacgcagaaagtcaaaaaatatatattttggctatggaactatttcgttctaatcattgccaacacaccacttctctcactgtttcatttacacacatgcgagatcattaatattaataatattgtacatagatagttactttttttgtaaaattttatttaacatcattatacggtaatttagtgttaatgcatgtttaatatgcatatgatggaaagtatttttgcaaacgaaccaaacatgctgcatcctggtgtgttttttcaaaggttcgtttaaaaaagtaggaggttaccgtggatggactatagcaATGTTTGGCAGGAAAAATTTAGCACAGTGACAGTGTGATACCTTAACTTTTTACATGTATAACAATGGTTGTGTAAATATTCACTTAAGAAAAAGAGAATTTTTATGAGTTGATGTGGACGATTGTGAAGTGATATTTTGATCCTCCTCTATTGTAGTGTATCAGCCTGTGTAAAGTAATTTgtctttataatatataattcaaTTATGATGCACTTGAAAATCTCTGTTCATTTCTGAATAGTagtaatagtttttttatatacaGGTAGAAAAATCTTCAAAAGATACCAACAAAGATGAAAATTGGAATATGATGTTGGTAGTGTGGTATTTTTACCCACTATAATACAACCTCTTACTGCCCTTCCTGTGGAAAGGGGGCCAGACCGAAAACCACTTTCACATTACTTCAGTCTGACCCTAGATACGTTGTTAAGCGCCCGCCATTGCTTATTCCTCAGCTTTTTTGGCCTTCAGGATGTCCTCCGCAAATCGCGTTACAGCCTTCCAATTGGTCTCGGAACTTGCCATGAGAGCTATGATGTTGCTGGGGTTTGGTGCAATCCCAATGGCTTCCCAAGTCTTGTTCTTTTCTACTGTCCAACGTATGATGGGCATCATCTACTTCCCCCACACAGTACGAACATAGTGGGCTCCTCGTAGGTCCCGTCCGATGGAGATACTGGTTAAACAACCCGCGTCCGGTGTGAAACTGTGTCAGGTAGAAATTTGTCTCCGCGTGTTCGCATTTGCCCACACCGTCAGGTCAGGGATGAGCTCTGCTGCCCATCTGCCAGTCGTGCCGGTTTGCCACCGTTGTTGCCTCTTGTTGATAGTGCGGTCTCTTTCTGCCTTCTTGGTTTCCTCACCCAGCGTCTTTGCCACCCAGTGTTGGTGGAGTTGTTCCCGTTCG encodes the following:
- the LOC134541663 gene encoding uncharacterized protein LOC134541663 isoform X3, with product MMEFVIVLIFCVVLVIAVMVIGSGMGKATSSQRQMDIINVAQNLYLLIRKGDLKKCDVTQTTAFLLNITKSTVLKYYKKDIEEVSTPGKKRKKRPQEGKSLDTVDDFTVNAIRNAIYRMYAEGLNVTVDTILKEIRERQIDYYGGRSSLHKLLKKMGFSWKTVDGRKALIENENIVLQRIDFLRKYKEEKERGANFIFVDETWIFQRGTVSKSWQDKSLQSAKRRTVGDGKRFIVVNAGGRTGFVPGAGLLFVSGQKTADYHGEMNGETFLMWFEDMLVHLEEPSVIIMDNASYHSTQMGEVCGSRGEANSSRLGERSPHRQRHHSSTHHPPRRG
- the LOC134541663 gene encoding uncharacterized protein LOC134541663 isoform X1; its protein translation is MMEFVIVLIFCVVLVIAVMVIGSGMGKATSSQRQMDIINVAQNLYLLIRKGDLKKCDVTQTTAFLLNITKSTVLKYYKKDIEEVSTPGKKRKKRPQEGKSLDTVDDFTVNAIRNAIYRMYAEGLNVTVDTILKEIRERQIDYYGGRSSLHKLLKKMGFSWKTVDGRKALIENENIVLQRIDFLRKYKEEKERGANFIFVDETWIFQRGKALIYLKICSVVQYKVFHFHFIYFSGTVSKSWQDKSLQSAKRRTVGDGKRFIVVNAGGRTGFVPGAGLLFVSGQKTADYHGEMNGETFLMWFEDMLVHLEEPSVIIMDNASYHSTQMGEVCGSRGEANSSRLGERSPHRQRHHSSTHHPPRRG
- the LOC134541663 gene encoding uncharacterized protein LOC134541663 isoform X2; the protein is MMEFVIVLIFCVVLVIAVMVIGSGMGKATSSQRQMDIINVAQNLYLLIRKGDLKKCDVTQTTAFLLNITKSTVLKYYKKDIEEVSTPGKKRKKRPQEGKSLDTVDDFTVNAIRNAIYRMYAEGLNVTVDTILKEIRERQIDYYGGRSSLHKLLKKMGFSWKTVDGRKALIENENIVLQRIDFLRKYKEEKERGANFIFVDETWIFQRGKALIYLKICSVVQYKVFHFHFIYFSGTVSKSWQDKSLQSAKRRTVGDGQKTADYHGEMNGETFLMWFEDMLVHLEEPSVIIMDNASYHSTQMGEVCGSRGEANSSRLGERSPHRQRHHSSTHHPPRRG
- the LOC134541663 gene encoding uncharacterized protein LOC134541663 isoform X4; this translates as MMEFVIVLIFCVVLVIAVMVIGSGMGKATSSQRQMDIINVAQNLYLLIRKGDLKKCDVTQTTAFLLNITKSTVLKYYKKDIEEVSTPGKKRKKRPQEGKSLDTVDDFTVNAIRNAIYRMYAEGLNVTVDTILKEIRERQIDYYGGRSSLHKLLKKMGFSWKTVDGRKALIENENIVLQRIDFLRKYKEEKERGANFIFVDETWIFQRGTVSKSWQDKSLQSAKRRTVGDGQKTADYHGEMNGETFLMWFEDMLVHLEEPSVIIMDNASYHSTQMGEVCGSRGEANSSRLGERSPHRQRHHSSTHHPPRRG